DNA sequence from the Bradyrhizobium diazoefficiens genome:
CACACTCCGCGCAGCTTTACACCAAAGCTTGGGCCAAAGCCAACCCGCCGGACTGATTGGGGTTATGCGGATGCAACCGGCGGGCCAATTTGGTTAATCACGGCGCCGGGGCGGAGGTTCCAATCCTGCCCGGTTCCTTGGCAGGATTCCGGGCGAACAGACGGCATTTGGCAGGACTCACCGGCCAAAAGCGCAGGCCGAAAATTGTTCAATTCCGGTGCCGGCTACCCGCGGCGTGCGATCTTGAGAAAGCGCAGGCGATCGGGGCCCGAAATGGGCAGCTTCGAAGGGCGTTGGTTACTGCACGTCGAGCGGCGCGGTACCGGTAGCCTGGCCACTGGCATCGGTCGTGATCTTGTCGACGCGCGCCTCAGCCTGGCGCAAAAGCTCCTCGCAGCGCCGCTTCAGGGCTTCGCCGCGCTCGTAGATCGTGACGGATTCCTCGAGCGGCACCTTGCCGTCCTCGAGCCGCTTCACGATCCTTTCGAGTTCCTCGATCGCGCGCTCGAAGGTGAGCCTGCTGACGTCGACTTGGGTATTTTCGGCCATATCCGTTTCCGATTGCCCGATTCGCTTTCCTGGTAAAACAGCAGAGTTTTGCGGGCTTAATGTGGCGGGTCGTTTCAGGCGCCCATCAGGGCGCCGACATGCGCCGTAACAGATTCTTTCAGTCCCTGCAGGTCGTAGCCGCCTTCGAGCACAGATACAACGCGCCCTCCGGCGGACTTGTCGGCGAGGTCCATCAGCTTGCGTGTGACCCAGGCATAATCCTCCGCGTGCAAATTCAGCGAGGCCAGCGGATCGCGATAATGCGCGTCGAAGCCTGCCGAGATGATCAGCAGTTCGGGACCGAACTTTTCGAGCTGCGGCAGGATCAGGTTCTCGAACGCGGAGCGGAATTCCGGCCCGCCGTCTTCCGAGGCGAGCGGCGCGTTGACGATGGTGTCGTGGTCGCCGCGCTCGCCCTTGGCGCCGGTGCCCGGAAATAGCGGCATCTGATGGGTCGAGCAGTACATCACGGTCGGGTCGGACCAGAAGATGTCCTGGGTGCCGTTGCCGTGATGGACGTCGAAATCGACGATGGCGGCCCGCTTGATGCCGTATTTGCGCTGCGCATGGCGCGCGGCGATCGCGACATTGTCGAAGAAGCAGAAGCCCATCGGCTTGCCGATCTCGGCATGATGACCGGGCGGGCGCACGGCGACGAAGGCGTTGCGGTGCTCGCCATTCATCACCGCTTCGGTTGCCGCCACCGCGCCACCGACGCCGCGCATCACCGCTTCCCACGTGCCAGGAGACATCGAGGTGTCGCCGTCGAGATAGACCTGGCCGCTAGTCGGCGCGATGTGGCGGAGCTCGGTGACGTAATGTTCGTTGTGGCAGAGCGTGACGAGATCGAGATCGCCCTCGGGCGCCTTGTCGCGCGCCAGGAACTGGAAGCGCTCATGCGACAACGCTTCCTCCACCGCGCGCAGGCGGTCGGGCCTTTCAGGGTGTCCGGGCGGCGTGACGTGGTCGAGGCAGGCCTTGTGGGAGAGAAGAAGCGTGCTCATCAGGTCGGCCTCACTGGGAACGAACTCTCGATGTCGCTTGGCGCATCCGGCGCCAAAACGCAATGCGAATCCCAATCTAGACATTCCATAGGGAATGGCAAAGGGCCGTTCCGTTCCGCCCAGGTTCGATCCGGATCAATTCACGCGCTGGATGCGGGTCGGCGGCAACGGGCCGATCGGCCCGTGTGCTTTGAAGAAGGCAAACAGGGCATCCGCGTCGTACCCGCCATATTGCGGCGAGACGCCCTGTTTCGCAACCGTGAAGCCGTCGCCGCCGACGGCGAGATAGTCGTTGAGAGTGACGCGGTACCCCGTGTTTGCCTCGATCGGCCTGCCATTGAGCGTTATCCTGTCGGCCATGAGGCGGTTGCCGAGCGGCTTCGATGCATCCCAGGTGTAGCTGAACCCGTTCGACACCTGAAGAATCCGCGGACGCTTCGGATCGAGCCATTGCTGCTCCAGCATGTCCTTGAGCTGGCTGCCCGTCAGCGTCATCGTGACGAGGCGGTTGCGGAACGGTTGGCTCGCGAACAGTTCGCCGTAGGACACCGCGCCGTTCTCCTTCGGCACGATGTCGGTGCGGATGCCGCCGGGATTGGTGAGGGCGATAACAGCGCCGCCGTCCTTGACGTCCCTCGTCGCCGCAAGCTGCGCATCGGCGATGACGTCGCCGAGTGGGCTTTCGCCCGCTTCGTTCGGAACGCGCGACAGCGTCTGCGTCACCGATCCGGCCGGACGATTGGCGATCGGCGCCGAAAGCTTGTCATAGGCGTCGATCAGCGCGGTCTGCTCGGGATCCTTGGCCAGCGAGGCGTTGGCGACGATAACGTTCTCGGCCCGCGCGCTGACGATGTCGCGTGTTGCCGGATCGAGCTTGAGGTCGATCGCCGTGACCAGCGTGCCGTATTTGTCCCCGCTGGTGACGAGTCTGCCGTCGATGTCGCAGACATAAGCGCGATGGGTATGGCCGCTGACGACGACGTCGACGGCGCGATCGAACTTCTTGACGATATCGACGATTGGCCCTGTGATTGCAGGACACTCATTGTAGTCGCCCGAGGGCTCACCGCCTTGGTGGATCAGCACCACGATCGCTTCGACGCCGCGCGCCTTCAGTTCCGGGACCACCGCGTTCACCGTCTCGGCCTCGTCACGGAATTCGAGCCCGGCAATGCCTGACGGGGAGACGATGCCGGCGGTCTCCTTCAAGGTCAGCCCAATGAAGGCGACCGGAATGCCGTCGAATTCCCTGATCTCGTACGGCGGCAAAATGCTCTTGCCGGTCGCGGTCTCGACGGTGGACGCCGCAAGATAGTGGAATTTCGCGCCGGCAAAGGGATGCGGTCCCTGACAGCCGTCCTCCGGATGGCAGCCGCCATTCTGCATCCTGAGCAGCTCGGTCTTACCCTCGTCGAATTCGTGGTTGCCGACGGAGGTGATCGCAAGCCCCATCATGGAGAGCGATTCGATCGACGGCTCGTCGTGAAACATCGCCGACAAAAACGGGCTCGCGCCGATGAGGTCGCCGGCAGCGACAAAAATTGTATTCTTGTGCCCCTCGCTCAATTGCTTGACCAGCGTCGCCATGTACTCGGCGCCGCCGGCGGCGACCATCACGTTCTTGCTCTTGTCTTCAGGGTCAGAGATGCGGATGCCGCCCGGCGGCGGACGGAGATTGCCGTGGAAATCGTTGATCGCGAGAATGCGCAACTCGATGGGCGCTGTGGTTTGCGCGAAAGCGGGCCGGGCGGCGAAGGCGAGCGCGAAAGCGGTCAGGCGGAGAAGATGTCGCATGGAGCCAGATTAGTCGCTCCGCGCGAAGATTTCACGAAGCTTCTTGCCGTCATTCCGGGCGCGCCTCTCGGGCGCGAGCCCGGAATCCATTCATCCACCAACTCTGTTGCCCAATGGATTCCGGGCCCACGCTTCGCGTGCCCGGGAACGACGAGCAAATCGATTGGTACTGCTACCGCTTCTTCCTGTTCGCAAACGCGTTGAACGCGGCAATCGCCTCGTTCGATGTCAGTCGGTCGCCGAACAGATGGCGTTCCTGGTCGATGCGGCGGGTGAGCTCCTCCGGTGAGGCACGCAGGAGCTTGCGCGAGGTCGCGACGGCCTCCGCCGGCAACCGGCAGATCTCGCGCGCCACCTTGCGGGCCTCGACCTCGGTATGTCCAGGCGACACCACGGTGTTGACGAAGCCGGCAGCGTGGGCCTCGGCGGCGGTGAAGCTGCGTCCCATCACCAGCATGGCGAAGGCGCGCTGGTAGCCCATGGTGCTCGGCATCAAGAGGCTCGCGGCGCCGACCGGAACGAGCCCGAGATTGATGTAAGGCGCCGAGAAGGTCGCTGCGTTGGAGGCGAGCACGTAGTCGCAGTGAAACAGCATCACGGTACCCATGCCGATCGATGCTCCGTCGACGGCTGCGATGATCGGCTTGGCGTTGAGCGCCAGCGAATAGAGGAATCTGACTCCATCCGATAACGTCTCGGGACGCGATGCGTCGGCCTTCATGAAATCGTCGATGTCGTCGCCGGCCGTGAACACGCCGGAGCCGCCGGTGATGATCATGCAGCGGATGTCGGGATTGTTCTGCGCGGCGTCGATCGCGCGGCTCATCTCGCGGTACATATCCTGCGTGATCGCATTCTTCTTGCCGGGGCGGCGCAGGGTGATCACGCGTGTGGCGCGGTCCTCCGTGACGATGATATTGCCGTTCGGCATGAACACTCCCTGCGGCCGACTCGGCGCCTGCCCTCGGCGAGTCGTGCAGGGCTCAGCCTACATGATCCCACCGACCTGCCAATGCTGCGGCTCAATCATTTCGGCCGTGACGCTCCATGAGCGGTTGCATGACACCCGCCTGATGGTCGCGTTCGTCGGGGAACTGTGACGCGAAAGTTGCATCACATATCTCCTGCGGGGTCTTGCGCATTGCAACAATCGGCTACAATGTTTCATTTGAAAAACCGGGGGTTGTACGGCACTATCAGCAGTCTCGTTCCATTTGGCCATACTCGATCGATGATTGCCGCAACGGGCGTTGACGAATCCTCGCTGCACTACCGTGGCTGGCGCGTCGTGCTGGCCTGCTTTCTGATGGCCTTCTTCATGTTCGGCTTCGGCCTCTACGGCCAGGGCGTCTATCTCGCCGAGCTCCAGCGTTCCCATGGCTGGCCTGGCACGCTCCTGTCGGCAGCTAGCACCTTCTCGTTCCTGCTGACCTCCATCCTCGTCATCTTCACCGACGATCTGCTCGCCCGCATCGGGCTAAGGGCGCTAATCCTGTGCGGGCTCGCGGCGCTCGGCGCCTCGACGGCTCTGATCGGCTTGATGCAGGCGCCCTGGCAGCTCTATCTCGCCTATGCGCTGATGTCGGTCGGCTGGACCGGAATGGGCTCGGTGGTGATCGCAACTGTGCTGAACGGTTGGTTCCAGCGGCGACGCGGGCTCGCCCTCAGCCTTGCCTTCAACGGCGCCACCTGCGGCGGCATCATTCTCGTTCCGGTCTTGCTGGCGCTGAGCGGCAGCATCGGCTTCCGCTCCGCCATGCTGGCGGCCACCATCGTGATGGTGGTGCTGGTGCTGCCGGTGGTGGTCGTCTTCACCGGCTGGCCGGTCGATGCATTGCCCAATGCAGGTGTCTCCGGCGGCGAGGCCGCACGTCACCCGCGGAAGGAGCTGCTCGCGAACGCATCCTTCTGGACCATGGTGCTGCCGATTGCGATTGCGCTGCTGGCGCAGATGGGATTCATCATCCACCAGGTCTCGTTTCTCGAACCGCTGATCGGCCGCGCCAGTGCCGGCCTTGCGGTCACCCTCATGGCGGCGATGGCGGTGGTCGGGCGGCTGTCGCTCGGTCTGTTCGTCGACCGGCTCGATCCGCGGCTTGCCTGCGCGGCGTCGATGACGAGCCAGGCGGCGGCGCTGCTCGTCCTCCTGCAGAGCCAGAGTCCGGCCGTGCTGCTCACGTGCTGCGCCGTCTACGGCTTCTCGATCGGCAACATGATCACATTTCCGCCTTTGATCATCCAGCGCGAGATCGGCAGCGCCGCTTTCGCGGCCGCGATGGGGCTGGGGACCTCGATCAGCGGCATCGTCAGCGCATTTGGCCCCGGCATCGTCGGTCTCATGCGCAGCATGAGCGGCGACTACACGATGGCGTTCGCGATGTGCGTGGCGCTGGACGTCGTCGCGGCGGGAATTGTGCTGTGGCGGCCCGGGAGAAGGGCAAAGGTCGCAGCGTCGTAGCCCGAATGGATTGCGCCCTCGCGCCCCCGGACACGAGCGCTCCGCCTTACCCCAACAACACCGCATCCGCCGCTGCAACGGATCCCGCGCTCTCCGTCACCGTGCGCTCGAGTGCGCCGGCTTGCACGGTGATGTTCTCGGCGAAGAAGCGCGCGAGCGAGACGTAGCGCGCGGCGTCGGTGTTGCCGTCGGCCTTGGCAGCGAGCGCCTCCGAGGCCAGCAGGCAGCCGCCGAGCGTGGCGCCGAACTGCTGCAAATACGGCGTGGCGCCGGCAAGGGCCTCGTTCGGCGCCGACGTGACGCGCTCCAACAGCCATTTGCTGGTGCGTGTCAGCGCCTCCAGCGCTTCGCGCAATTTCACACCCGTGGTGCCAAAGCCGGGATCGTTGGAGGCTTCGACTTGGCTGACGGTCGCGGAGAGCTCGTCGAGCAGCGCCCACACCGCAGCACCGCCGTTCGCCGCAAGCTTGCGCGTGACAAGGTCGATTGCCTGGATGCCGTTGGTGCCCTCATAGATCGTGGTGATGCGAGCGTCGCGATAATGCTGCGCAGCGCCGGTCTCCTCGATGAAGCCCATGCCGCCGTGCACCTGCACGCCGAGATAGGCGACCTCGTTGCCGATGTCGGTGGAATAGGCTTTTGCCATCGGCGTCAGCAGCGCGGCGCGCGCGGCGGCATCGGCCCGCACGCTGGGATCCCCGGCGCGCATCGAAACGTCCAGTGCGACGGCGGTGGCGTAGCAAATGGTGCGCGCCGCCGCCGTCTGCGCGCGCATCCGCATCAGCATGCGCTTGACGTCGGGATGCACGAAAATCGCGTCCGAGCCGTCGCCTGTCTTGCCGATTGCGCGGCCCTGCTTGCGTTCCTGCGCATAGGCCAGCGCCTGCTGATAGGCGCGGTCGGCAACGCCGACACCCTCCAGGCCGACGCCGAGGCGGGCCTGGTTCATCATCGTGAACATGCAGCGCATGCCCTGATTCTCTTCGCCGATCAGGAAGCCGATCGCACCGCCATGGTCGCCCATGGTCATGGTGCAGGTTGGGGAGGCGTGCATGCCGAGCTTGTGCTCGACGCCGGAAGCAATGATGTCGTTGCGCGCGCCGAGGGAGCCATCGGCATTGACCATGAACTTGGGAACAAGAAAGAGCGAGATCCCTTTGGTGCCGGCCGGCGCATCCGGAAGGCGCGCAAGCACGAAATGCACGATGTTGTCGGTCATGTCGTGCTCGCCGTAGGTGATGAAGGTCTTCGTCCCCTTGATGCGATAGGTGCCGTCGGCCTGCTTTTCGGCGCGGGTGCGCAGCGCACCGACGTCGGAGCCGGCCTGCGGCTCGGTGAGCTGCATCGTGCCGGTCCACTCGCCGGAAACGAGCTTTTCGAGATAGATCGTCTTCAGCTCATCGCTACCATGCGCATGGAGCGCCTCGATCGCGGACGCCGTCAGCAGCGGGCAGAGGCCGAAGGCGACGTTGGAGGCGCTCCAGATCTCGGTGCAGGCCGCGTTGATCGCGAGCGGCAGGCCCTGGCCGCCGAAATCCTCCGGTCCGGACACCGCGTTCCAGCCGCCCTCGGTCCAGCGCTTGTAGGCATCCGGCCAGCCCGGCGCGGTCGTGACCTTGCCGTCGGCAAGCTTGATGCCGTGCTCGTCGCCGATCTTGTTCAGCGGCGCCAGCACGTCGGTTGCGAACTTGCCGGCTTCCTCCAGCACGGCGCTCGCGATGTCCGCGTCGAAATCGCCGTAATGGCCGGCTTCCACGGCTGCCTTGAGGCCGGCGCCATGGTTGAGCGACAAGAGCATGTCAGAGATCGGCGCGCGGTAGGTCATGGCTCACTCCCCGTGGACAAAGCTTGGCGACGTATTCCCATGAAACGGGCGGGGTCTCAATGGCCGGGAACGGAGCGAACGGTCCGGGGTCGGGCTTATAAGGAGTGTGGCCAGGCCGGCCCCCCGGGGCCTGTGGTATTTTGCTCCTCCAGGCGGTTGAAATGCCTCGCCGCTCCCTATAGACCGGCTGCGACCAAAAGGAATCTGCGGTAGCCAGTTCTTCCGCCGTTTCTCCAGTCGCCTGATGGGGCGTAGCCAAGCGGTAAGGCAGCGGATTTTGATTCCGCCATTCGGAGGTTCGATCCCTCCCGCCCCAGCCAGCAATTAAGCTGCTGAGTTCGCTATGAAGCAGGAGTGATGTCGTCGCTCCCTGGATCTGACCGCTGGGAAACTCTACTCTCTTCTGCTTCGGTCTCCGCATTCGACTACAACGTCCGCACGAGCCTCGCCGGTTGAACGCGCCTCGGCCGCGCGTCTCCTGCGAAACGGCAGGTCTCTTGCCAAAATTATCAGGCTTGATTCTGACGGCAGGCAACGCAAATCTCAGGACCTCACAGCAACTTCGCCCCGGACGTCTCGTTGACGATAGCTGAGGGCAGGTGCGCTGGCGATGCAGCCAGTGAAAGGAGGATCCCCATGGCTTTTTTCGAGGACATCTTCAAGGGTGGTAATATTGTCACTGGGCTGGCCATAGGTATCGGCGCGGGAGTCGTGGCGCCGGCACTTATGCCCGTCCTCAGGCCGATCGCAAAAACGGTCATTAAGGCCGGGCTCGTCGCTTATGATCAAGGTCGGGTCGCATTGGCAGAGCTCAATGAGCAAACCGGCGACGTGCTGGCTGAGGCTCGGTCTGAGCTTGCCGAACAAGCCGAGCAAGAGGAAAAATCGAAAAGACCGAGAAAAGCGGAAACTGCTCACCAGGGCACGTAGCTTTCAAACTAAATTAAGCTCGGCCAAATTGCGTGCAGCGATTTGATTGCGGCGCAGTGGGGTTGTGTCACTCGGCAAGCTGCGGGTCCGAGGACGATGAGTCTTGTTGCTCCATCAAACAAAAGGGCGATAGTTCCGCTGTCGTCGCGGAACCCACAAGCCCAAATACCCATCTCGATCGTGCCGCTGCACACGGCCGTGGCCGGACGAGTTCGGCTGAAGATCGAAGGCATGCGCGGCGCGCCGGCAATTGCGAGCCTGCTGGAACGAGGATTCACAGGGATGCCTGGCATCCATGATGTCTCGGCCAACGCCCTCACTGGCAACATTCTCATCCACTACGAGGACTCGGTCTCGATCGATCAGCTCGTCGAACGGATAAGCGGACTGCTCCTGGGCGACATCACACCCACCGTAGACGATCCGGCCGAGCTCCCGTGGCATACAATTGAGACGGGAGCCATCGCGTCCGAACTCGACACCTCCTGTTCGGATGGCCTATCGAGCACGCGAGTATCGGAACGACTTGCTCAGGGGCTTGGTAATTCGATCCCGCTGCTGCATCAGCGCTCGGAACTCAGCATTTTTCTCGATCAATTCCAGAGCATGCCAGTGGCACTCTTGGCCGGCGTCGCCGTGGTTTCACTCGTGACCGGGACGTTGCTTGAGGCCGGGGCGATCATGGCTGTCGTGGCGTTCAACGCCGCTATCGGGTTTACAACTGAAAATCAGGCTGAGCAGACCATCCGGAGCCTCGGAGCCCCCGCCTCGCTGACCGCGCGCGTGGTGCGCGACGGATCAGAGATGGATGTAGGCGCCGACCTGCTCGTCCCTGGCGATCTCGTCCTTCTCCGGCGCGGCACCGTTGTCCCCGCCGACGGCAGACTCGTAAGCGCCCGCGCGCTCACTATCAGCGAGGCTGCTCTCACTGGCGAGAGCTTGCCGGTCGCAAAATCAGTCGAAACCGTGCCTCACAGGGCGGCGCTCGCCGATCGAATGAACATGGTCCATCGGGGGACCATCGTGACAGGCGGGAGTGGAACGTTTGTCGTCGTGGCGACCGGGGCGAGAACCCAGCTCGGACGCATCCAGCGGCTTGTCGGCGCAACCAACACACCCGAAACTCCGATGCAACGACATCTCAGCGAGCTCGGAGAACAACTCGTCTGGGCCACACTGGCGGCAAGCGCTGCGGTATTCGGTGTAGGTTGGCTGCGTGGGCTGGCGGTCCTCCAGCTGGTACGTTCATCGCTATCGGTAGCGGTCGCGGCTGTTCCGGAAGGGCTGCCGATGGTTGCCACGACGACCCTCGCCCTTGGCGTCGAGGAGATGCGGCGGCAAGGAATTCTGGTCCGACGGCTCGAAGCACTGGAGACGCTGGCCTCCGTCGATGTCGTTTGCTTCGACAAAACGGGCACGCTGACCCACGGCTCCATGTCATTGGGAGTCGTTGCTGTCGGTGACCGCGTCTGCGGTCGACAGGAGAACGGCCTGGTGGACCAGAACGGGCTGGTTGCCCGACCGGAGCAGGACCGCCGTCTTCGCATGCTGCTGTTGGTCGGCGCTCTTTGCAGCGAGACCGAGGTAGAGGAGCGCGACGGGCAAATGCAGCTCAGCGGCTCAGCAACTGAAATCGCGCTCGTTCAGGCAGCACTCGATCACGACATTGACGTGAGCGAGCTGCGGCGCCGCTACGTAAGGCGGTCGATTCAGCATCGCACCGAGGCCTACAGGTTCATGGCGACGACGCATGCTGACGAAGCTCGCGTCTTGATCGCGGTGAAGGGCAGCCCGGGCGAGGTGTTGGCACGTTGCGCGTTTGAAGCATTGCCTGACGGTACTCGGCAAATTCTCACCGCGAGACGGCGCGCTCAGATCGAAGCTCAAAATGCCAAGATGGCTGAGCAGGCACTTCGGGTGCTGGGAATGGCGTACCGTGAATTACAGGTGCCTGGTGCCGATCTTGAGGCAGGGGAGCTCCACATAGAAGAACTGATATGGAGCGGTCTTGTCGGTCTTGCCGATCCGGTGCGGTCCGGCCTTCCCGCGCTGATGCAGAAGCTGCATCACGCTGGCATCCAGACCATCATGCTGACTGGCGATCAGAGTACGACGGCGCGCGCAGTGGCGGAACGAATTGGCCTTAGTTCAGATGGTCAGGTCAAGATCATCGATACGGCAGACCTTGACCACGTAGCGCCTCTCGAGCTCGCCGCCAAGGCGCGCGAGGCGCATGCCTTCGCACGAATCAGTCCCGGGCAGAAGCTTCAGATCGTGCGTGCCCTTCAGGAGGCGGGGTCTGTGGTGGCGATGATCGGGGATGGCATCAATGATAGCCCGGCGCTGCGTGCGGCTAACGTTGGGATGGCTATGGGACGAAACGGAGATGCAGCAGCAAGAGAAGTCGCCGACATCTTTTTTGCGAATGACGATCTTGCGTCGTTGCCGCTCGCCATCGAGCGCGGCCGTGGCACTTACACCAGTATCCGCAATGCGGTTCACTACATCATCAGCAGCAACACGAGCGAGATCCTGCTGATGCTGGCGGGGGCCGCTGCCGGCTTTGGTGAGATGCTCTCGCCAATTCAGCTGCTATGGATCAATCTCATCTCCGATGTCCTTCCCGCGATCGGTCTCGCTATGGAGCCTATCGATCCCGACGTGATGGAGCGCGGACCGCGCGCCGCCGATGAACCGATAATCCGATCCGACCAATTCTCCCGCCTCGGCAGCGAAGCCGCCGTGCTCACGGCAAGCGCGTTCGGCACGGCTGTCTTCGGTGCAATGCGCCACGGCTTTAAATCGCCCGAAGGGAGAACAATGGCTTTTGGCAGTCTGGCCGTGGGCCAACTTCTGCACACTCTTAATTATCGCTCGTCTAAGCCAAGCAAATTCAGGCCAGCTCAGCTCTGGGCGGAGTCACGTTTGGTGCAGATCATTTCCGGCTCGGTCGCCGCGCAAATCGCAGCTATGCTTGTGCCGGGCGTGCGAAGCGCGCTTAACGTTGCACCGCTCGGCTTGCTGGATGCCGGTGCCATGATTGCGGGCGGAGTATTGCCCAGCGCAATAGCGCAGATGCGTAGCTCTGAGCTGAACCGGTTGCACTTCCGTAGGCCCGACATCGAGGGTCGTTCGGAGACCTTATGCGAAGGCGCTAAACGACCGGACTCGCAACAGGCCGGCGCTATGTCGCCGCCTATTCCGAAGGTGCAACGAGGAGCGCGTGGCGACCCATAGCGCGTCGTTGAGCCTCATGCCTTGCAGCTCGAACGATGGCGTCGATGACCCATTCAACTAATTGTACACCGACCTGCTTGGTGATGACCGCCACAATCAGCTTGAGTGCCCCCGAGGCGAGAGTGAGTGTGGGCAGCAGGCAGTCAATTCCATCGTTCGGCTGCGCCATAGGGGCCGGACAACCGCTCGTCGGCAATGCGCCTTTTGTTTCGAGCATTTGCAATCCGAGAAACCGGCGGTGTTGTGCCGTCAGGTCGAATCCTTTCCGACACACGATGATTACGCCAGCCGTGAGGGGATTTGAGTGGACGCGGACAACATCGGGGTGCTCGATGAGAACCCGCTCAAGGGCGGCGAAATAAGCCTGCTGCCGTTGTCGCTGCGGTATCTTTATTCGAATGCGCGTCGGTGTGCGATGGACAACAAAGGCCCGGGTTTGTGCGTGCATGATCCGCAGTCCTTAACCAGCGTTGGCTCGCCACGCTGATGGCCCGGACACTGCACCCGATTTGACGAAGCTAATGTGACACTAAGTCTGTCTTTTTCATCGTTCCCGCGGTTCTCCCCAAGTGGGAGCCTGGTCTGTGCCAATGGAAGCGCGCCTGGATACCGAACGTCCGGCAATCCTAACTAGCCGGTCTGCTGATCGCCCGAGACGCTCGGGGGTGGCACCCCCGAGTCGTTGGATGCGGTCGCGCCGCGAGCAACTGAAGCCAGGTGACGCGTGATCAGGGAGTAAAACAAGAGCGAGGAGGCCGACCCGAGCAACTGGCCCCTTAGCACTTGAACAATGCCCAGCAGGACAAATCCCGCTGCGATCTCTGGACGGCCGAGAATGCGCTGCGCGCCATATGCGTTCCAGAGATTCTCAGCAGCATTGCCGGTCAGCTGGCCCCGTGCGACTTGGAGTAGTGCCAATCCGCTCAATCCCGTGGCCGCTG
Encoded proteins:
- a CDS encoding HAD-IC family P-type ATPase; its protein translation is MAGRVRLKIEGMRGAPAIASLLERGFTGMPGIHDVSANALTGNILIHYEDSVSIDQLVERISGLLLGDITPTVDDPAELPWHTIETGAIASELDTSCSDGLSSTRVSERLAQGLGNSIPLLHQRSELSIFLDQFQSMPVALLAGVAVVSLVTGTLLEAGAIMAVVAFNAAIGFTTENQAEQTIRSLGAPASLTARVVRDGSEMDVGADLLVPGDLVLLRRGTVVPADGRLVSARALTISEAALTGESLPVAKSVETVPHRAALADRMNMVHRGTIVTGGSGTFVVVATGARTQLGRIQRLVGATNTPETPMQRHLSELGEQLVWATLAASAAVFGVGWLRGLAVLQLVRSSLSVAVAAVPEGLPMVATTTLALGVEEMRRQGILVRRLEALETLASVDVVCFDKTGTLTHGSMSLGVVAVGDRVCGRQENGLVDQNGLVARPEQDRRLRMLLLVGALCSETEVEERDGQMQLSGSATEIALVQAALDHDIDVSELRRRYVRRSIQHRTEAYRFMATTHADEARVLIAVKGSPGEVLARCAFEALPDGTRQILTARRRAQIEAQNAKMAEQALRVLGMAYRELQVPGADLEAGELHIEELIWSGLVGLADPVRSGLPALMQKLHHAGIQTIMLTGDQSTTARAVAERIGLSSDGQVKIIDTADLDHVAPLELAAKAREAHAFARISPGQKLQIVRALQEAGSVVAMIGDGINDSPALRAANVGMAMGRNGDAAAREVADIFFANDDLASLPLAIERGRGTYTSIRNAVHYIISSNTSEILLMLAGAAAGFGEMLSPIQLLWINLISDVLPAIGLAMEPIDPDVMERGPRAADEPIIRSDQFSRLGSEAAVLTASAFGTAVFGAMRHGFKSPEGRTMAFGSLAVGQLLHTLNYRSSKPSKFRPAQLWAESRLVQIISGSVAAQIAAMLVPGVRSALNVAPLGLLDAGAMIAGGVLPSAIAQMRSSELNRLHFRRPDIEGRSETLCEGAKRPDSQQAGAMSPPIPKVQRGARGDP
- a CDS encoding HMA2 domain-containing protein, which codes for MTPIAIIQHQIPGRLRLRIPARRGDVSFFHDIVQALSKLPGIAGLNAIPLTGSIIIHHSGSAQAIAAAATEQGLFEIGPEDPKKAPAPSTRRPPHSGLRDTAATGLSGLALLQVARGQLTGNAAENLWNAYGAQRILGRPEIAAGFVLLGIVQVLRGQLLGSASSLLFYSLITRHLASVARGATASNDSGVPPPSVSGDQQTG